A DNA window from Paenibacillus sp. HWE-109 contains the following coding sequences:
- a CDS encoding sensor histidine kinase, producing the protein MKSQPKKVSLQKRIVFLVTIVTVSMISTMMIFDTRSLNTSIRQAYVSQISGMTMAINGRYEESRSINDVQQIFDYIQYKNARVLEMKLYNKDGEILAASNRKEVGKHMHPANIIIPKQDQTIVDRVPMETSEIPIVRLTAPLQEDGMVVGAVEVIFDSSEETVLLKERTKLIFIVGLTIAIVLSTVLWLILRVIVIRPLSRLREAAVRVKQGGELPTLQFKASPEIEEVSEAFNEMVTDLDERYHELQHALQSLQVTQDQLVQSEKMGALGNLVAGVSHEINTPIGIGVTAVSYLDQKTKDFKSLYETGKMKKSDLEQFLLVVSETNAMVQSNLERASSLVRSFKQISVDQSVEVKRTFLLQEYLEGIIASLKPTLKKTRLRVDVYCDHELNLYTYPGALSQLITNLVMNSLNHAYEMDEEGSLSIRVTHDQDTITIVYSDDGKGMNQEVLDHIFDPFFTTSRGKGGTGLGMNIVYNLVTQSMNGTIQCSSVLGQGSLFVITIPKEEEAEL; encoded by the coding sequence TCCGACAAGCCTATGTGAGTCAAATTAGCGGAATGACGATGGCGATCAATGGACGGTATGAAGAATCGCGGTCGATTAATGATGTTCAGCAAATTTTTGATTATATTCAATATAAAAATGCGCGTGTTCTTGAAATGAAATTGTATAACAAGGATGGCGAAATTCTCGCAGCGTCCAACCGCAAAGAAGTGGGGAAGCATATGCACCCCGCCAATATCATTATCCCCAAACAGGATCAAACAATCGTTGACCGTGTTCCGATGGAAACAAGTGAAATTCCCATTGTTCGCCTTACAGCCCCCCTTCAAGAGGATGGCATGGTCGTTGGTGCGGTAGAGGTTATTTTTGATTCGTCGGAGGAAACGGTGCTGCTCAAAGAACGGACCAAGCTAATCTTTATCGTGGGCCTAACGATTGCGATCGTTCTATCGACGGTATTATGGCTTATTTTACGCGTCATCGTTATTCGGCCTTTGAGTCGTTTGCGGGAAGCCGCGGTAAGGGTCAAGCAGGGAGGCGAATTACCGACGCTGCAATTCAAGGCATCTCCGGAAATAGAAGAAGTATCCGAAGCGTTCAATGAGATGGTGACGGATCTGGATGAGCGATATCACGAGCTCCAGCATGCCCTGCAATCGCTGCAAGTGACGCAAGATCAACTCGTTCAATCCGAGAAAATGGGAGCATTGGGAAATCTGGTAGCTGGTGTTTCACATGAAATTAATACACCGATTGGCATTGGGGTTACCGCGGTATCCTATTTGGATCAAAAGACGAAGGATTTCAAAAGCTTGTATGAAACTGGTAAAATGAAAAAGTCGGATTTGGAGCAGTTTCTTCTTGTCGTTAGTGAGACGAATGCCATGGTGCAGTCCAATTTGGAACGTGCGTCGTCCCTTGTCCGCAGCTTTAAACAAATCTCAGTCGACCAAAGTGTGGAAGTGAAGCGTACTTTCCTTTTGCAGGAGTATTTGGAAGGGATTATTGCCAGTTTAAAGCCGACACTGAAGAAAACCAGGCTGCGCGTGGATGTTTATTGTGATCATGAGCTTAATCTGTACACATATCCAGGTGCCTTGTCGCAATTAATTACTAATCTAGTCATGAATTCTTTAAACCATGCTTATGAGATGGACGAAGAAGGCAGTTTAAGCATTCGCGTTACACATGATCAAGATACGATAACAATCGTTTATTCCGATGACGGCAAAGGGATGAACCAAGAAGTGCTCGATCACATTTTTGACCCATTCTTCACAACAAGCCGTGGCAAGGGCGGCACAGGATTAGGGATGAATATTGTCTACAACCTCGTGACGCAATCGATGAACGGAACGATTCAATGCTCCAGTGTACTGGGACAAGGAAGCTTATTTGTGATTACAATCCCGAAAGAGGAGGAAGCTGAGCTATGA
- a CDS encoding DUF3369 domain-containing protein: MTSQDRSIDQDELLFAEEEVADSTQDKPVEQEPWIALIVDDEKQIHQVTKMVLDDFEFDGKKLEFHSAYSALEAKQLLKQHPDAALILLDVVMEYEDAGLQIVKYIREELKNSSIRIILRTGQPGQAPERTVIMDYDINDYKEKTELTTQKLFTTVVTALRSYRDLKTIEKSRAGLEEIIKSASTLFELQSMKKFASGVLTQMTSIVNLHKNAIHCSFAVTKGVEDIYILAASGDYAANQDDRARDVVPSEMLDEIEQAFQTKTSRFASDRFVIYFQSKMGMENVIYMNGFKALSEWERYLVDIYCTNVSVAFENIYLNEELESTQQEIIYTMGEITETRSKETGHHVKRVAEYSHLLAIKYGLPAQEAEVIRLASPMHDVGKVGIPDAILNKPGALTKEEFDIMKTHSNLGYEMLKHSNKQVLNAAAIIAGQHHERYDGTGYPLGLKGEEIHLYGRITALADVFDALCSDRVYKKAWELDRVLDLLKTERGKHFDPDIVDIFLTNLDQFLVIKEQYKEQR, translated from the coding sequence ATGACAAGTCAAGATCGGTCCATAGACCAAGATGAGCTTCTTTTTGCTGAGGAAGAAGTTGCTGATTCTACGCAAGATAAACCGGTTGAACAAGAACCTTGGATTGCTTTGATCGTAGATGATGAGAAGCAAATCCATCAAGTGACCAAAATGGTACTCGATGACTTCGAATTTGATGGCAAGAAGCTGGAGTTTCATAGCGCATATTCTGCATTGGAAGCCAAGCAATTATTAAAGCAGCATCCAGATGCCGCCTTAATTTTATTAGATGTGGTGATGGAGTACGAAGATGCAGGACTTCAAATCGTTAAATATATACGCGAAGAGTTGAAAAATTCCTCGATTCGTATTATCCTGCGTACTGGCCAGCCTGGTCAAGCGCCAGAACGGACAGTGATCATGGATTATGATATTAATGATTACAAAGAAAAAACAGAATTGACGACCCAAAAGCTTTTTACCACGGTAGTTACGGCATTGCGCTCCTATCGAGATTTGAAAACGATTGAGAAAAGCAGAGCAGGTCTGGAAGAGATTATTAAATCAGCTTCAACATTGTTTGAATTGCAATCGATGAAGAAATTTGCCTCCGGTGTTTTGACACAGATGACCTCAATTGTGAATCTGCACAAAAATGCCATTCATTGCAGCTTTGCAGTGACCAAAGGGGTCGAGGATATTTATATTCTGGCTGCAAGCGGAGACTATGCCGCCAATCAGGATGACCGTGCTCGTGATGTCGTTCCGTCGGAAATGCTGGATGAGATTGAACAGGCGTTTCAAACCAAGACAAGCCGCTTCGCTTCCGATCGTTTTGTGATTTATTTCCAAAGCAAGATGGGGATGGAGAACGTCATTTACATGAACGGTTTCAAAGCACTTAGCGAGTGGGAACGTTATTTGGTTGATATTTATTGCACGAATGTTTCCGTAGCTTTCGAGAATATTTATTTGAATGAAGAATTGGAAAGCACGCAGCAAGAAATCATTTATACAATGGGGGAAATTACGGAAACAAGATCCAAAGAAACAGGTCATCACGTGAAGCGGGTTGCTGAATATTCACATTTGCTCGCGATTAAATACGGGTTGCCAGCGCAAGAGGCGGAAGTAATTCGCTTAGCTTCTCCTATGCATGATGTCGGCAAAGTAGGGATTCCAGATGCAATCCTCAATAAGCCCGGGGCGTTAACAAAAGAAGAATTCGACATTATGAAAACTCACTCGAATTTGGGGTATGAAATGCTCAAGCATTCAAACAAACAAGTACTGAATGCGGCTGCGATTATCGCTGGGCAGCACCATGAGCGATATGATGGGACGGGCTACCCATTAGGACTGAAAGGCGAAGAGATTCATCTTTATGGCCGTATAACTGCGCTTGCTGATGTTTTTGATGCGCTATGCAGTGATCGTGTGTACAAGAAGGCATGGGAGCTGGATCGTGTATTGGATTTACTGAAAACGGAACGCGGCAAACATTTTGACCCTGATATCGTCGATATTTTCTTAACTAATCTAGATCAATTCTTAGTGATCAAAGAGCAATATAAAGAACAACGTTAA